In Nicotiana tabacum cultivar K326 chromosome 19, ASM71507v2, whole genome shotgun sequence, one DNA window encodes the following:
- the LOC107769809 gene encoding uncharacterized protein LOC107769809, with protein sequence MRAQLLSLTAVFVLSFIAEKCRQLVGEESAARSKTERFTFINCFDMSYGTIGCLLKELVKIYLYYIRATYVHKVRNEATKEAVQENLSKGQSIEDAVKIGQQLGNAAAKRASLQAKHIMGPMVSSGWDFFEAIYVGGTLAEAIIRSIGTLLGSYIGGMIGEGKTSWLGFLLGSQFGSWIGGRLGLMLHDVGIGLQYLHQIMKTKNDRESNSLLLVPS encoded by the exons TGACAGCAGTTTTTGTTCTGAGTTTCATAG CCGAAAAATGCAGGCAGTTGGTGGGAGAAGAATCAGCTGCAAGGAGCAAGACCGAAAGATTCACATTCATTAACTGCTTTGACATGAGTTACGGAACCATAGGCTGTTTACTCAAGGAATTAGTGAAGATTTATTTATACTACATTAGAGCAACATACGTGCACAAAGTAAGGAATGAAGCAACAAAAGAAGCAGTCCAAGAAAACTTGTCCAAAGGACAAAGTATTGAAGATGCAGTCAAAATAGGACAGCAATTGGGAAATGCTGCGGCTAAAAGAGCATCTTTACAAGCAAAACATATTATGGGGCCAATGGTTTCATCTGGATGGGACTTTTTTGAGGCTATATATGTAGGTGGTACATTGGCTGAGGCAATTATTAGAAGTATTGGCACATTATTGGGGTCATATATTGGAGGAATGATTGGAGAAGGGAAAACTAGTTGGTTGGGTTTTCTTTTGGGAAGCCAATTTGGTAGTTGGATTGGTGGGAGGCTAGGCCTAATGTTGCATGATGTGGGAATTGGGCTGCAATATCTACATCAAATCATGAAAACTAAGAATGATAGAGAAAGCAACTCACTCTTGTTGGTTCCTAGCTAG
- the LOC107769805 gene encoding putative glutamyl endopeptidase, chloroplastic isoform X2: MASSRFHHVVPVNALASEDGGNGSGSNGAANATASVAYDDDLESASDTGYRLPPSEIRDIVDAPPLPALSFSPLRDKILFLKRRSLPPLSDLARPEEKLAGVRIDGKCNTRSRMSFYTGIGIHQLMEDGSLGPEKEIQYLPEGAKINFLTWSNNGQHLAFTVRLDEDDGSSSKLRVWVANVDTGKARPLFESPDIYVNAVFDNFVWVNDSTLLVCTIPLSRGDPPRKPLVPSGPKIQSNEQKNVIQSRTYQDLLKDEYDEDLFEYYATTQLVLASLDGEIKTFGPPAIYTSMDPSPDQAYILLTSTHRPFSFVVPCGRFPKKVEVWKANGEFVRELCDLPLAENIPIAFNSVRKGMRSINWRADKPSNLYWVETQDGGDAKVEVSPRDIIYTQSAAPHENEHPKILHKLDLRYGGISWCDDTLALVYESWYKTRKVRTWVISPGSENVNPRILFDRSSEDVYSDPGSPMSRRTPAGTYVIAKVKKEDDGDTYLLLNGSGATPEGNIPFLDLFDINTGSKERIWQSNKEKYFETVVALMSDQKEGELSINKLKILTSKESKTENTQYYLLCWPEKKACQITNFPHPYPQLESLQKEMIRYQRKDGVQLTATLYLPPGYDPSRDGPLPCLIWSYPGEFKSKDAASQVRGSPNEFAGIGPTSPLLWLARRFAVLSGPTIPIIGEGDEEANDRYIEQLVASAEAAVEEVIRRGVADPNKIAVGGHSYGAFMTANLLARAPHLFCCGIARSGAYNRTLTPFGFQNEERTLWEATNTYVEMSPFMSANKIKKPILLIHGEEDNNPGTLTMQSDRFFNALKGHGALCRLVILPYESHGYGARESIMHVLWETDRWLQKHCAYSSDVKADLNACKDNAQGTVDSQSKAVGAAGGVQELANLDDEKFHCITRSLL, from the exons ATGGCTTCCTCCAGATTTCACCACGTTGTCCCCGTCAACGCCCTTGCGAGTGAGGACGGCGGCAATGGTAGTGGCTCTAACGGCGCTGCTAATGCTACTGCTTCTGTTGCTTATGATGACG ATCTAGAATCAGCATCAGACACTGGATATCGTCTTCCTCCCAGTGAGATTAGAGATATTGTTGATGCTCCACCACTTCCAGCACTATCATTCTCTCCATTGAGGGATAAAATACTGTTTCTTAAGCGGAGATCCTTGCCACCTTTGTCAGATTTAGCAAGACCCGAGGAGAAACTTGCTGGAGTCCGCATCGACGGGAAATGTAATACCAGGAGTCGCAT GTCTTTCTATACTGGTATAGGGATCCATCAGTTAATGGAAGATGGTAGCCTAGGACCGGAAAAAGAGATCCAGTATCTCCCAGAAGGtgctaaaattaattttttaacatG GTCAAATAATGGTCAGCATTTAGCCTTCACTGTCCGTCTTGATGAG GATGATGGTAGCAGCAGCAAACTGAGAGTATGGGTTGCTAATGTGGATACTGGGAAGGCTAGACCTCTTTTCGAGTCACCAGATATATATGTAAATGCTGTTTTTGACAA CTTTGTTTGGGTGAATGACTCAACTCTTTTGGTATGTACCATTCCATTGTCTCGTGGAGATCCACCAAGGAAACCTTTGGTTCCTTCTGGCCCCAAGATTCAATCTAATGAGCAGAAGAATGTTATTCAATCTAGAACCTACCAGGATCTGCTCAAagatgaatatgatgaagatctgTTTGAGTATTATGCTACTACACAGCTGGTTTTGGCTTCTTTAGATGGGGAAATAAAGACTTTTGGTCCACCAGCTATATACACGTCAATGGACCCATCTCCGGACCAAGCATACATTTTGTTAACCTCAACTCACAGGCCGTTTTCATTTGTTGTACCATGTGGAAGGTTTCCCAAAAAGGTTGAAGTGTGGAAGGCCAATGGCGAATTTGTGAGAGAACTTTGTGATTTGCCCCTTGCCGAAAATATTCCCATTGCATTCAATAGTGTGAGGAAAGGAATGCGATCAATCAATTGGAGAGCAGATAAACCATCGAATCTCTATTG GGTTGAGACACAAGACGGTGGTGATGCTAAAGTCGAAGTTTCTCCACGTGACATAATTTATACACAATCTGCTGCACCACATGAAAATGAACATCCTAAAATTTTACATAAACTGGATCTTCGCTATGG AGGGATTTCTTGGTGTGATGATACACTTGCATTAGTTTATGAATCGTGGTACAAAACAAGGAAGGTGAGGACATGGGTTATATCCCCCGGATCAGAGAATGTAAATCCACGTATACTCTTTGATCGATCATCAGAAGATGTTTATTCTGATCCTGGTTCTCCTATGTCGCGGAGAACTCCTGCTGGAACTTATGTTATTGCAAAGGTGAAGAAGGAAGATGATGGGGACACTTATCTATTATTAAATGGAAGTGGCGCTACCCCGGAAGGAAACATTCCGTTTCTTGATTTGTTTGACAT AAATACAGGCAGTAAGGAACGAATATGGCAGAgtaacaaggaaaaatattttgagactgttgttgctttgatgtctgaTCAGAAAGAAGGGGAATTGTCAATAAATAAGTTGAAGATACTCACTTCTAAAGAATCCAAAACTGAAAACACTCAGTACTACCTTCTGTGCTGGCCAGAGAAAAAAGCATGTCAGATTACAAACTTCCCTCATCCATACCCACAGTTGGAATCGTTGCAAAAAGAAATGATCAGGTATCAGAGGAAGGATGGAGTTCAACTTACTGCGACCCTATATCTTCCACCAGGTTATGATCCCTCGAGAGATGGACCCCTCCCATGCCTAATATGGTCATACCCAGGAGAATTTAAGAGTAAAGATGCAGCTAGCCAAGTTCGAGGTTCCCCTAATGAGTTTGCTGGCATTGGGCCAACATCCCCCCTCCTATGGTTAGCAAGGAG GTTTGCTGTCTTATCAGGGCCGACAATTCCAATCATTGGAGAGGGTGATGAAGAGGCCAATGACAG GTACATAGAACAACTTGTTGCAAGTGCTGAGGCTGCAGTGGAAGAAGTTATACGCCGTGGA GTGGCTGATCCAAACAAAATTGCTGTTGGTGGTCATTCCTATGGGGCATTCATGACAGCAAACCTCCTTGCACGTGCACCTCATCTTTTCTGTTGTGGAATTGCTCGGTCTGGCGCTTATAACAGAACACTAACACCTTTTGGGTTCCAG AACGAGGAGAGAACACTTTGGGAGGCGACCAATACTTATGTTGAGATGAGCCCTTTTATGTCAGCCAATAAGATTAAGAAGCCTATCTTGCTTATCCATGGGGAGGAGGACAACAATCCAGGAACCTTGACGATGCAG TCAGATCGTTTCTTCAATGCACTGAAAGGTCATGGTGCACTTTGTCGCCTTGTAATTCTACCATATGAGAGTCATGGTTATGGAGCACGAGAGAGTATAATGCATGTACTCTGGGAGACTGATAGGTGGCTCCAAAAGCATTGTGCCTATTCTTCAGATGTCAAGGCAGATCTCAATGCGTGCAAGGACAATGCACAAGGGACAGTAGATTCACAAAGCAAAGCTGTTGGTGCTGCTGGAGGTGTTCAAGAGCTTGCAAATTTGGATGATGAAAAATTTCACTGTATCACAAGGTCATTATTGTG A
- the LOC107769805 gene encoding putative glutamyl endopeptidase, chloroplastic isoform X1: protein MASSRFHHVVPVNALASEDGGNGSGSNGAANATASVAYDDDLESASDTGYRLPPSEIRDIVDAPPLPALSFSPLRDKILFLKRRSLPPLSDLARPEEKLAGVRIDGKCNTRSRMSFYTGIGIHQLMEDGSLGPEKEIQYLPEGAKINFLTWSNNGQHLAFTVRLDEDDGSSSKLRVWVANVDTGKARPLFESPDIYVNAVFDNFVWVNDSTLLVCTIPLSRGDPPRKPLVPSGPKIQSNEQKNVIQSRTYQDLLKDEYDEDLFEYYATTQLVLASLDGEIKTFGPPAIYTSMDPSPDQAYILLTSTHRPFSFVVPCGRFPKKVEVWKANGEFVRELCDLPLAENIPIAFNSVRKGMRSINWRADKPSNLYWVETQDGGDAKVEVSPRDIIYTQSAAPHENEHPKILHKLDLRYGGISWCDDTLALVYESWYKTRKVRTWVISPGSENVNPRILFDRSSEDVYSDPGSPMSRRTPAGTYVIAKVKKEDDGDTYLLLNGSGATPEGNIPFLDLFDINTGSKERIWQSNKEKYFETVVALMSDQKEGELSINKLKILTSKESKTENTQYYLLCWPEKKACQITNFPHPYPQLESLQKEMIRYQRKDGVQLTATLYLPPGYDPSRDGPLPCLIWSYPGEFKSKDAASQVRGSPNEFAGIGPTSPLLWLARRFAVLSGPTIPIIGEGDEEANDRYIEQLVASAEAAVEEVIRRGVADPNKIAVGGHSYGAFMTANLLARAPHLFCCGIARSGAYNRTLTPFGFQNEERTLWEATNTYVEMSPFMSANKIKKPILLIHGEEDNNPGTLTMQSDRFFNALKGHGALCRLVILPYESHGYGARESIMHVLWETDRWLQKHCAYSSDVKADLNACKDNAQGTVDSQSKAVGAAGGVQELANLDDEKFHCITRFHVDKLPGDEARSHW from the exons ATGGCTTCCTCCAGATTTCACCACGTTGTCCCCGTCAACGCCCTTGCGAGTGAGGACGGCGGCAATGGTAGTGGCTCTAACGGCGCTGCTAATGCTACTGCTTCTGTTGCTTATGATGACG ATCTAGAATCAGCATCAGACACTGGATATCGTCTTCCTCCCAGTGAGATTAGAGATATTGTTGATGCTCCACCACTTCCAGCACTATCATTCTCTCCATTGAGGGATAAAATACTGTTTCTTAAGCGGAGATCCTTGCCACCTTTGTCAGATTTAGCAAGACCCGAGGAGAAACTTGCTGGAGTCCGCATCGACGGGAAATGTAATACCAGGAGTCGCAT GTCTTTCTATACTGGTATAGGGATCCATCAGTTAATGGAAGATGGTAGCCTAGGACCGGAAAAAGAGATCCAGTATCTCCCAGAAGGtgctaaaattaattttttaacatG GTCAAATAATGGTCAGCATTTAGCCTTCACTGTCCGTCTTGATGAG GATGATGGTAGCAGCAGCAAACTGAGAGTATGGGTTGCTAATGTGGATACTGGGAAGGCTAGACCTCTTTTCGAGTCACCAGATATATATGTAAATGCTGTTTTTGACAA CTTTGTTTGGGTGAATGACTCAACTCTTTTGGTATGTACCATTCCATTGTCTCGTGGAGATCCACCAAGGAAACCTTTGGTTCCTTCTGGCCCCAAGATTCAATCTAATGAGCAGAAGAATGTTATTCAATCTAGAACCTACCAGGATCTGCTCAAagatgaatatgatgaagatctgTTTGAGTATTATGCTACTACACAGCTGGTTTTGGCTTCTTTAGATGGGGAAATAAAGACTTTTGGTCCACCAGCTATATACACGTCAATGGACCCATCTCCGGACCAAGCATACATTTTGTTAACCTCAACTCACAGGCCGTTTTCATTTGTTGTACCATGTGGAAGGTTTCCCAAAAAGGTTGAAGTGTGGAAGGCCAATGGCGAATTTGTGAGAGAACTTTGTGATTTGCCCCTTGCCGAAAATATTCCCATTGCATTCAATAGTGTGAGGAAAGGAATGCGATCAATCAATTGGAGAGCAGATAAACCATCGAATCTCTATTG GGTTGAGACACAAGACGGTGGTGATGCTAAAGTCGAAGTTTCTCCACGTGACATAATTTATACACAATCTGCTGCACCACATGAAAATGAACATCCTAAAATTTTACATAAACTGGATCTTCGCTATGG AGGGATTTCTTGGTGTGATGATACACTTGCATTAGTTTATGAATCGTGGTACAAAACAAGGAAGGTGAGGACATGGGTTATATCCCCCGGATCAGAGAATGTAAATCCACGTATACTCTTTGATCGATCATCAGAAGATGTTTATTCTGATCCTGGTTCTCCTATGTCGCGGAGAACTCCTGCTGGAACTTATGTTATTGCAAAGGTGAAGAAGGAAGATGATGGGGACACTTATCTATTATTAAATGGAAGTGGCGCTACCCCGGAAGGAAACATTCCGTTTCTTGATTTGTTTGACAT AAATACAGGCAGTAAGGAACGAATATGGCAGAgtaacaaggaaaaatattttgagactgttgttgctttgatgtctgaTCAGAAAGAAGGGGAATTGTCAATAAATAAGTTGAAGATACTCACTTCTAAAGAATCCAAAACTGAAAACACTCAGTACTACCTTCTGTGCTGGCCAGAGAAAAAAGCATGTCAGATTACAAACTTCCCTCATCCATACCCACAGTTGGAATCGTTGCAAAAAGAAATGATCAGGTATCAGAGGAAGGATGGAGTTCAACTTACTGCGACCCTATATCTTCCACCAGGTTATGATCCCTCGAGAGATGGACCCCTCCCATGCCTAATATGGTCATACCCAGGAGAATTTAAGAGTAAAGATGCAGCTAGCCAAGTTCGAGGTTCCCCTAATGAGTTTGCTGGCATTGGGCCAACATCCCCCCTCCTATGGTTAGCAAGGAG GTTTGCTGTCTTATCAGGGCCGACAATTCCAATCATTGGAGAGGGTGATGAAGAGGCCAATGACAG GTACATAGAACAACTTGTTGCAAGTGCTGAGGCTGCAGTGGAAGAAGTTATACGCCGTGGA GTGGCTGATCCAAACAAAATTGCTGTTGGTGGTCATTCCTATGGGGCATTCATGACAGCAAACCTCCTTGCACGTGCACCTCATCTTTTCTGTTGTGGAATTGCTCGGTCTGGCGCTTATAACAGAACACTAACACCTTTTGGGTTCCAG AACGAGGAGAGAACACTTTGGGAGGCGACCAATACTTATGTTGAGATGAGCCCTTTTATGTCAGCCAATAAGATTAAGAAGCCTATCTTGCTTATCCATGGGGAGGAGGACAACAATCCAGGAACCTTGACGATGCAG TCAGATCGTTTCTTCAATGCACTGAAAGGTCATGGTGCACTTTGTCGCCTTGTAATTCTACCATATGAGAGTCATGGTTATGGAGCACGAGAGAGTATAATGCATGTACTCTGGGAGACTGATAGGTGGCTCCAAAAGCATTGTGCCTATTCTTCAGATGTCAAGGCAGATCTCAATGCGTGCAAGGACAATGCACAAGGGACAGTAGATTCACAAAGCAAAGCTGTTGGTGCTGCTGGAGGTGTTCAAGAGCTTGCAAATTTGGATGATGAAAAATTTCACTGTATCACAAG ATTTCATGTTGACAAACTACCTGGGGATGAAGCCAGGAGTCACTGGTAA